The proteins below come from a single Chitinophaga pinensis DSM 2588 genomic window:
- a CDS encoding sulfite exporter TauE/SafE family protein produces the protein MSHNEEIDQLEKKYATVERQELLIDLVNEENRHRPFLWLLIGLIAVAVLAGIGVLTYYGTSAATHTRVYEFTQSLFTRELLFYILVGLAAQTVDGALGMAYGATSSSLLLGLGIPPSVASASVHVAEVFTTGASGISHFRFGNVNKKLFLYLLVPGIIGSIAGSFLISNMNAISSAVPFLSYFTEENVKPFISAYLLILGAIVLRKAFLPKKAKSKTKRLGSLAFFGGFMDSFGGGGWGPIVTSTLLSKGRSAHYTIGSVNAAEFFISLSSAGTFLIFGAIAGWPVIIGLIIGGVIASPFAAVLVRKIKRKPLMIMVGTLIILLSLRTIIITLLH, from the coding sequence ATGTCGCACAACGAGGAGATAGACCAACTTGAAAAAAAGTATGCTACCGTGGAACGTCAGGAATTGTTAATAGACCTTGTCAATGAGGAAAACCGTCACCGCCCGTTCTTATGGCTGTTGATAGGTCTTATTGCGGTGGCTGTATTAGCAGGAATAGGCGTTTTGACCTACTATGGCACTTCAGCGGCCACGCATACGCGCGTTTACGAGTTTACGCAGTCTCTTTTTACCAGGGAACTGTTGTTCTATATCCTGGTAGGTCTGGCGGCGCAGACCGTGGATGGAGCGTTGGGTATGGCTTATGGCGCGACCTCGTCTTCTTTACTGCTAGGGCTGGGCATTCCTCCTTCTGTTGCCAGCGCAAGTGTACACGTAGCAGAGGTATTTACTACAGGCGCTTCCGGAATATCGCATTTCCGTTTCGGGAATGTGAATAAGAAGTTGTTTCTGTATCTGCTGGTACCAGGTATTATCGGGTCTATTGCCGGGTCTTTCCTGATCTCCAATATGAATGCGATTTCTTCCGCAGTACCTTTCCTTTCCTATTTCACGGAAGAGAATGTAAAACCTTTTATCAGCGCTTATCTGCTGATATTAGGTGCGATTGTACTGAGAAAAGCGTTTTTACCTAAAAAAGCAAAAAGCAAGACCAAACGTCTGGGATCACTGGCGTTTTTTGGCGGCTTTATGGATTCTTTCGGTGGTGGCGGATGGGGTCCGATTGTAACGTCTACCTTGCTGAGCAAGGGACGTTCGGCGCACTACACGATCGGTTCGGTAAATGCAGCTGAATTTTTCATATCACTTTCCAGTGCAGGTACATTTCTTATCTTTGGGGCAATTGCCGGCTGGCCGGTTATCATTGGTCTGATTATCGGTGGTGTGATAGCCTCTCCGTTTGCGGCGGTGCTGGTGAGAAAGATCAAGCGTAAACCGTTGATGATCATGGTAGGAACACTGATCATCCTGTTGAGTCTCCGCACGATTATCATTACACTCTTACACTAA
- the fumC gene encoding class II fumarate hydratase, protein MEYRIEKDTMGEVKVPVDAYYGAQTQRSIDNFRIAQDINKMPKEIIQAFAYLKKAAALTNLDAGVLSQEKTTLIAQACDEILAGKLDDQFPLVVWQTGSGTQSNMNVNEVVAYRAHVINGGLLTDKEKAVHPNDDVNKSQSSNDTFPTAMHIAAYKMLIETTIPGIEKLRDTLAEKAEAFKHIVKIGRTHFMDATPLTLGQEISGYVSQLNHGLKAIKNTLEHLSELALGGTAVGTGINTPKGYSENVAKHIANLTGLPFITAENKFEALAAHDAIVEAHGALKTVAVSLMKIANDIRMLSSGPRSGIGELHIPDNEPGSSIMPGKVNPTQCEALTMIAAQVLGNDVTINIGGATGHFELNVFKPVMIYNFLHSARLIGDGCVSFNDKCAVGLAPIEANIKKHVDNSLMLVTALNTRIGYYKAAEIAQTAHKEGTTLKEMAVKLGYVKPEEFDEWVNPINMVGDIK, encoded by the coding sequence ATGGAATATAGAATAGAGAAAGACACGATGGGCGAAGTGAAAGTACCTGTAGATGCTTACTATGGTGCTCAAACTCAACGTTCTATCGACAATTTCAGGATTGCTCAGGATATCAACAAAATGCCAAAGGAAATTATCCAGGCATTTGCTTACCTGAAGAAAGCGGCCGCGCTGACCAACCTGGATGCGGGTGTACTGTCTCAGGAGAAAACAACTTTGATTGCACAGGCTTGTGACGAGATCCTGGCTGGTAAACTGGATGATCAGTTCCCGCTGGTAGTATGGCAGACTGGTTCCGGTACACAGTCGAACATGAACGTGAATGAGGTGGTTGCTTATCGTGCACACGTTATCAACGGTGGTCTGCTGACTGATAAAGAGAAAGCAGTGCATCCAAATGACGACGTGAACAAATCACAGTCGTCCAACGATACTTTCCCTACTGCTATGCACATTGCTGCATATAAAATGCTGATCGAGACCACTATTCCAGGTATCGAAAAGCTCAGAGATACACTGGCAGAAAAAGCAGAAGCTTTCAAGCATATCGTGAAAATCGGCCGTACCCACTTTATGGATGCGACGCCGCTTACACTCGGACAGGAAATTAGCGGTTACGTTTCACAGCTGAACCACGGTCTGAAAGCCATCAAAAATACACTGGAACACCTGAGCGAACTGGCCCTGGGCGGAACTGCAGTAGGTACCGGTATCAACACGCCAAAAGGTTATTCTGAGAATGTGGCTAAACACATTGCTAACCTGACTGGCCTGCCATTCATCACTGCCGAAAACAAATTTGAGGCACTGGCCGCACACGATGCAATCGTAGAAGCACATGGCGCTCTGAAAACAGTTGCAGTAAGCCTGATGAAGATCGCCAACGATATCCGTATGCTGAGCTCCGGCCCACGCTCCGGTATCGGTGAACTCCACATCCCTGACAACGAACCAGGTTCTTCTATCATGCCGGGTAAAGTAAACCCGACACAGTGTGAAGCGCTGACAATGATCGCTGCACAGGTACTGGGTAACGATGTGACGATCAACATCGGTGGCGCTACAGGTCACTTCGAACTGAACGTGTTCAAACCTGTAATGATCTATAACTTCCTGCACTCTGCACGCCTGATCGGTGACGGTTGTGTAAGCTTCAATGATAAATGCGCAGTAGGCCTCGCTCCTATCGAAGCAAATATCAAAAAACACGTAGACAACTCACTGATGCTGGTAACTGCCCTGAATACAAGAATCGGTTACTACAAAGCAGCTGAGATCGCGCAAACGGCCCACAAAGAAGGTACTACCCTGAAAGAAATGGCGGTGAAACTGGGTTATGTAAAACCAGAAGAATTCGACGAGTGGGTAAACCCGATCAACATGGTGGGTGATATCAAATAA
- a CDS encoding bifunctional UDP-N-acetylmuramoyl-tripeptide:D-alanyl-D-alanine ligase/alanine racemase has product MYNAESISKVLKGELLQQTGNPEIEHILLDSRKLSFPETSLFIPLVSSRRNAHQYIQELYEKGVSNFIVSEPVPEGKYPKANIILVKDTMQALHALVAYHRQQFHIPVIGITGSNGKTIVKEWLYQLLEKDYNIVRSPKSYNSQIGVPLSVWQMKPEHQLAIFEAGISQPGEMEHLEKIIRPNIGIFTNIGEAHNEGFLNIRQKINEKLVLFSKSDLLIYSKDYLALNECVLNFHNLVGKKDNHEGGLQLFTWSRKTEADLRIISVDKSEHHSRIDALYQTIPIHINIPFVDEGSVENAIHCWALMLHLGMEHSVIQQRMDQLGNIAMRLELKQGINNCSVINDSYNSDLGSLAIALEFLQQQQQHPTRTVILSDILQSGKSDASLYEEVASLLQQKGINKVIGIGKNIFREKKSFQQITGLKSSFFLTTEEFIQQFNQQDFQHETILLKGARIFEFERIGKLLEQKVHQTILEINLSAVTHNVKQYQSLLKPGTKLMAMVKAFSYGSGSFEIANLLQFHGVDYLAVAYADEGVDLRRTGITMPIMVMNPEPSSFDAILQWNLEPEIYSLHLLKQFEEEVQLAGKTGFPVHIKLDTGMHRLGFEKKDIPELARLLSDNIYLKVNSVFSHLAASEDPAMDAFTKQQGQLFFEMSHELQKALGYTVIRHIANSAAIERHPDLQLDMVRLGIGMYGIDSANKIQDQLRPASTLKTTVAQVKHLSTGDTVGYGAKWVAKGPSVTATVRIGYADGYPRRLSNGKGKMLVRGQLAPVAGVVAMDMLMLDVTNIPEVAEGDEVIVFGNELPVQQVSAWADTIPYEILTGISQRVKRVYFEE; this is encoded by the coding sequence GTGTATAACGCAGAAAGTATCAGCAAAGTGCTGAAAGGTGAACTATTGCAGCAGACGGGTAATCCGGAGATTGAACACATTTTGCTGGACAGCCGGAAACTCAGCTTTCCTGAAACATCTCTTTTTATACCACTGGTAAGCAGCCGTCGTAATGCACACCAGTATATACAGGAGCTGTACGAAAAAGGTGTTTCCAATTTCATTGTAAGTGAACCTGTGCCAGAGGGGAAATATCCGAAAGCCAACATCATATTAGTAAAAGACACAATGCAGGCACTGCACGCGCTGGTAGCTTATCACCGGCAGCAGTTCCATATACCTGTGATCGGTATTACCGGCAGTAACGGTAAAACCATCGTCAAAGAATGGCTGTATCAGCTATTGGAGAAAGATTATAATATCGTCCGCAGTCCTAAAAGCTATAATTCTCAGATCGGCGTTCCACTCTCTGTATGGCAGATGAAACCGGAGCACCAGCTGGCTATTTTTGAAGCAGGCATTTCCCAACCAGGGGAAATGGAGCATCTTGAAAAGATTATCCGCCCGAACATCGGCATTTTTACCAATATCGGAGAAGCGCATAATGAGGGCTTCCTGAACATCCGTCAGAAGATCAATGAAAAGCTGGTTTTGTTTTCCAAAAGCGACCTGCTGATCTATTCCAAGGACTATCTCGCACTGAACGAATGTGTATTGAATTTTCACAACCTGGTAGGCAAGAAAGATAACCATGAAGGTGGTTTACAGCTGTTTACCTGGTCCCGTAAAACGGAAGCAGATCTTCGCATTATCAGCGTTGATAAAAGTGAGCATCATTCCCGTATTGACGCATTATATCAGACCATTCCCATCCACATCAATATTCCCTTTGTAGATGAAGGTTCAGTGGAGAATGCCATACATTGCTGGGCGCTGATGCTGCACCTGGGTATGGAACATTCTGTAATACAACAACGGATGGACCAGCTGGGCAATATAGCCATGCGCCTGGAACTGAAACAGGGGATCAACAACTGCTCTGTCATCAATGACAGTTATAATTCCGATCTTGGCTCACTGGCCATTGCACTGGAATTCCTGCAACAACAACAGCAGCATCCTACTCGTACGGTCATCCTCAGTGACATCCTGCAGAGTGGCAAAAGCGATGCGTCTTTGTACGAGGAAGTGGCTAGTCTGCTCCAGCAGAAAGGCATCAATAAAGTGATCGGTATCGGGAAAAATATTTTCAGAGAGAAAAAAAGCTTTCAACAGATCACTGGTCTGAAAAGCAGTTTTTTCCTGACGACAGAAGAATTTATTCAGCAATTCAATCAGCAGGATTTTCAGCATGAAACCATCCTCCTGAAAGGCGCGCGTATATTTGAATTTGAGCGGATTGGTAAGCTGTTGGAACAGAAGGTACACCAGACAATCCTGGAGATCAATCTGAGTGCTGTAACGCACAACGTAAAGCAATATCAGTCGTTGCTGAAGCCGGGTACCAAACTGATGGCCATGGTGAAAGCATTCTCTTATGGCAGCGGAAGTTTTGAAATTGCAAACCTATTGCAGTTCCATGGTGTAGATTACCTCGCCGTTGCTTATGCTGATGAAGGTGTGGATCTGAGGCGAACAGGCATTACGATGCCGATTATGGTCATGAATCCTGAACCCAGTTCTTTTGACGCTATCCTCCAATGGAATCTGGAACCCGAAATATACTCCCTCCACCTGTTAAAACAGTTTGAAGAAGAAGTACAGCTGGCCGGTAAAACCGGTTTCCCTGTACACATTAAACTGGATACAGGTATGCACAGGCTGGGTTTTGAGAAGAAAGACATCCCCGAGCTGGCCCGTTTACTGAGTGATAATATCTATCTGAAAGTAAATTCTGTGTTCAGTCACCTGGCCGCCAGTGAAGATCCGGCAATGGACGCCTTCACCAAACAGCAGGGACAGTTATTCTTCGAAATGAGCCACGAACTGCAAAAGGCATTGGGCTATACAGTGATCAGGCATATTGCAAACAGCGCAGCTATCGAGCGTCATCCTGACCTCCAGCTGGATATGGTCAGACTGGGTATCGGCATGTATGGCATAGACAGCGCCAACAAGATACAGGACCAGTTACGTCCGGCCAGTACGCTGAAAACAACGGTTGCACAGGTAAAACACCTGTCCACCGGCGATACAGTAGGTTACGGGGCCAAATGGGTGGCGAAAGGGCCATCTGTGACGGCAACAGTACGCATCGGGTATGCTGACGGCTATCCCCGCCGCCTGAGCAACGGAAAGGGAAAGATGCTCGTACGCGGGCAACTGGCCCCTGTGGCAGGTGTTGTGGCGATGGATATGCTGATGCTGGATGTAACCAATATTCCGGAAGTGGCAGAAGGAGACGAAGTGATCGTATTTGGCAATGAGCTGCCGGTACAGCAGGTATCTGCCTGGGCAGACACCATTCCTTATGAAATATTAACAGGAATTTCGCAGCGGGTAAAGCGGGTATATTTCGAGGAGTGA
- a CDS encoding TonB-dependent receptor: MSAKRRTIRIAYLWLFVLLMPVLAQAQLNGSYILGGKIAGDKGEPLPGATVQIKGTSFGATTDSTGRFEITANTRFPLKLQIRLLGYQPQEFDVKNSNSRLQIQLVTQSLLVNEVVVSASRQQEKLLKSPVAIEKLDVRALKETPAASFYDAIGNLKGVQMTTAGLTFKVFNTRGFNVPNNFRFMQLIDGVDNQAATLGVPLGNAIGPTELDIQSIEVTPGASSALYGMNALNGMSNLITKNPFQYQGISVYQKVAVNHFDGKGSSPKPITESSFRYAQALSKKFAFKVNFSYMEGTDWYADSHNDFNPGTKANPDFPQLVGADNTANDAWNKYADQSTFPITDKNGKSYNVSRTGYWEKDLVGDYKVKNIKFDGALHYKITPKIEASYTYRIGKMDGFFQRGNRIGLKNVVVQNHKVELVGEDFTFRSYMSLENTGDSYNMNPLADNLEKSFKTDKQWQADYKNALNAALDATGSNVAEAHRAARAAADKGRWTPGTAAFDAQLAKIKGINDWDIYPVSKDSTNKSGGAALLQMSHFYHAEGTWNLRKYVHFMDVLVGADYRTYEIIPDGNNFVDLTKPLDKRNTPGGKNIWYGKVGGFVQGSKLFLHDQLKVTASLRYDKSQEFSGKFNPRIAAVYTTQNQRHNFRASWQNGFRFPSLFEAYSFVNNGGVRRVGGLAFIEEGLGYFKNSYLTSSATAFTTAVNKATNADPTLSRADAEVQNAKVLKVANLDPIKPEQIQSFEVGYKSVLFDNKVFVDIDGYFNTYNHFIGQVEVAVPQTGNVSNPTQEVLNQMYDKQFQNRYRVWTNSKSTVQNYGFAVGVTYNFLKSFTISGNANYNTLAQDKTKDDALIPGFNTPKWFTNVSFGNRQVARNLGFNVVWHWQDKFYWQNLFGNGDVPAYSTVDAQVTYGLPKLHTSVKVGGSNIFNTSYFQYVGGPTIKGLYYVAITYDLPFKKK; encoded by the coding sequence ATGTCCGCAAAAAGACGCACTATTCGTATTGCATACCTATGGCTGTTCGTGTTATTAATGCCTGTACTGGCCCAGGCACAGCTGAACGGCTCTTATATCCTTGGTGGCAAGATTGCCGGTGACAAAGGGGAACCTTTGCCAGGCGCTACTGTTCAGATCAAGGGTACTTCCTTCGGCGCTACAACCGACAGTACCGGACGGTTTGAAATAACTGCCAATACCAGATTTCCTCTTAAACTGCAGATCCGCCTCCTGGGCTATCAGCCGCAGGAATTTGATGTAAAAAACAGCAATAGCCGTTTACAGATACAGCTGGTGACCCAGTCTCTCCTGGTAAATGAAGTCGTGGTATCAGCTTCCCGTCAACAGGAAAAATTACTGAAATCGCCTGTCGCCATCGAAAAACTAGACGTAAGAGCCCTGAAGGAAACTCCGGCAGCCTCTTTCTATGACGCGATCGGTAACCTGAAAGGGGTTCAGATGACCACTGCAGGTCTGACCTTTAAAGTCTTTAATACACGTGGTTTTAATGTACCTAATAACTTCCGTTTCATGCAGCTGATCGATGGGGTGGACAACCAGGCTGCTACGCTGGGTGTACCATTGGGTAATGCTATCGGGCCCACAGAACTGGATATACAGAGCATTGAGGTAACACCTGGTGCATCTTCTGCCCTCTATGGTATGAATGCGCTGAACGGTATGTCCAACCTGATTACCAAAAATCCTTTCCAGTATCAGGGTATCAGCGTGTACCAGAAAGTAGCAGTCAACCATTTTGACGGCAAAGGCAGTTCTCCGAAGCCGATCACTGAAAGCTCTTTCCGTTATGCACAGGCCCTGAGTAAGAAATTCGCATTCAAAGTGAACTTCTCTTACATGGAAGGTACTGACTGGTATGCAGACAGTCACAATGACTTCAACCCTGGCACTAAAGCCAATCCGGACTTCCCGCAACTGGTAGGTGCTGACAATACAGCCAATGATGCCTGGAATAAATATGCAGACCAGAGCACATTCCCGATCACTGATAAAAATGGTAAATCCTATAACGTATCGCGTACAGGTTACTGGGAAAAAGACCTGGTGGGTGATTATAAGGTAAAGAACATCAAATTTGATGGTGCGCTGCATTACAAGATCACGCCAAAGATTGAGGCGTCCTATACCTACCGTATTGGTAAAATGGATGGTTTCTTTCAGCGTGGTAACCGTATCGGTCTGAAAAATGTAGTCGTACAGAATCATAAAGTGGAATTAGTAGGAGAAGACTTCACTTTCCGTTCTTATATGTCCCTGGAAAACACCGGTGATTCATACAATATGAACCCACTGGCAGATAACCTGGAAAAATCTTTCAAGACAGATAAACAATGGCAGGCTGACTACAAAAATGCGCTGAATGCAGCACTCGACGCGACTGGCAGTAATGTAGCTGAAGCTCACAGAGCAGCGCGTGCTGCTGCTGATAAAGGTCGCTGGACACCTGGTACTGCAGCTTTTGATGCACAGTTAGCGAAGATCAAGGGCATCAATGACTGGGATATTTACCCGGTATCAAAAGACAGTACCAACAAAAGCGGTGGCGCTGCTTTATTGCAGATGAGCCATTTCTATCATGCAGAAGGTACCTGGAACCTGCGTAAATATGTGCATTTCATGGATGTATTGGTAGGCGCAGACTATCGTACTTATGAGATCATTCCTGATGGTAATAACTTTGTTGATCTCACCAAACCACTGGATAAACGTAATACACCTGGTGGCAAAAACATCTGGTATGGTAAAGTGGGTGGTTTCGTACAGGGCAGCAAGTTATTCCTACATGATCAGCTGAAAGTAACGGCTTCTCTTCGTTACGATAAAAGCCAGGAATTCTCCGGTAAATTTAATCCCCGTATAGCTGCGGTGTATACTACGCAAAACCAGCGTCATAACTTCCGCGCTTCCTGGCAGAACGGTTTCCGCTTCCCTTCTCTATTTGAGGCTTATTCCTTCGTGAACAACGGTGGGGTGAGACGTGTCGGCGGACTGGCATTCATTGAGGAAGGACTGGGATATTTCAAGAATTCCTATCTGACTTCCAGTGCTACTGCCTTTACGACTGCCGTAAATAAGGCAACCAATGCCGATCCTACCCTGAGCCGTGCGGATGCAGAAGTACAGAATGCCAAAGTGCTGAAAGTAGCGAATCTTGATCCTATCAAACCGGAGCAGATCCAGTCATTCGAAGTAGGTTATAAAAGCGTACTGTTTGATAACAAGGTATTTGTAGATATCGACGGTTATTTCAATACTTACAATCACTTCATCGGACAGGTGGAAGTAGCAGTTCCTCAAACAGGCAATGTCAGTAATCCGACGCAGGAAGTACTCAATCAGATGTATGATAAACAGTTCCAGAACCGTTACAGGGTATGGACGAACAGTAAATCCACTGTACAGAACTATGGTTTCGCTGTGGGTGTAACTTATAACTTCCTGAAGAGCTTTACCATCAGCGGTAACGCCAACTACAATACCCTGGCGCAGGATAAGACCAAAGACGATGCATTGATCCCTGGTTTCAATACGCCGAAATGGTTTACAAATGTCAGCTTCGGTAACAGACAGGTAGCACGTAACCTGGGTTTCAACGTAGTATGGCACTGGCAGGATAAGTTCTACTGGCAGAACCTGTTTGGTAACGGCGATGTGCCGGCTTACAGCACGGTGGATGCACAGGTGACCTACGGCTTACCTAAACTGCATACATCTGTAAAAGTGGGTGGATCCAATATCTTCAATACTTCTTACTTCCAGTATGTAGGTGGCCCGACCATCAAAGGCCTCTATTATGTAGCCATCACCTACGATCTGCCTTTCAAGAAGAAATAA
- a CDS encoding lipoprotein signal peptidase: MKYRHVIWIVALVLVFDQALKFWIKTHMNFSQEFIIFPNWFRIHFTENPGMAYGLELGGEWGKVLLTLFRLAAVVIGFKYMKTLVKQQHHTGLLVCGALILAGAAGNLIDSMFYGLIFSETNFYDVATFLPKGGGYASFLHGKVVDMLYFPVYRGYLPNWIPFKGGEYFVFFNPIFNIADAAISVGVITILIFQKRFFHKHIAKQEADKEAVAATK, translated from the coding sequence TTGAAATATCGTCACGTAATCTGGATTGTTGCATTGGTGCTGGTTTTTGACCAGGCATTAAAATTCTGGATAAAAACCCACATGAACTTTAGCCAGGAATTCATCATATTTCCTAACTGGTTCCGCATTCACTTTACCGAGAACCCAGGTATGGCCTATGGCCTGGAACTGGGAGGCGAATGGGGTAAGGTATTACTGACGCTTTTCCGTCTGGCAGCCGTAGTCATTGGCTTCAAGTATATGAAGACATTGGTAAAACAGCAGCACCATACCGGTTTGCTGGTTTGTGGCGCCCTGATCCTGGCTGGAGCGGCAGGAAATCTGATAGACAGTATGTTCTACGGACTGATATTTTCAGAAACGAACTTCTACGATGTAGCTACCTTCCTGCCAAAAGGCGGGGGATATGCTTCCTTCCTTCATGGTAAAGTAGTGGATATGCTTTATTTTCCTGTTTACCGTGGCTACCTGCCTAACTGGATCCCATTTAAAGGTGGGGAGTATTTCGTGTTCTTCAACCCGATCTTCAATATCGCGGATGCGGCTATCTCTGTTGGTGTGATCACCATCCTGATATTCCAGAAACGTTTCTTCCACAAGCACATTGCAAAACAAGAAGCTGATAAAGAAGCTGTTGCAGCGACAAAATAA
- the gldG gene encoding gliding motility-associated ABC transporter substrate-binding protein GldG, whose amino-acid sequence MATNRRNQYIQRAILVVGVLVGINILAAYFHTRLDLTAEKRYTLTPATKTLLRGLDSTVTIEVFLKGDYPASFRQLAQTSQELLEEFREYGGNRIQFSFQNPGQGLPDSSRMAFQQSLVEKGIMPFNMQVQEDANQGYSEKLIFPGALIHYGTRTVGINLLKSQGGLNPDAAMNNSESLLEYQFANAIYQLQQKRTPLVGYMLGNGEQLGAEVYDALTTMQSNYMLDTLTLQYISYIPKEFDAVVFAKPASRFSDEDKLKIDQYVMNGGKVLWFIDELNASIDSLAHQESFVAFDKGLNLEDILFRYGVRINQDLVQDMQSDFVPQVVDRTGQMQPLAFPFFPLLTPTGAHPIVKNMDLVLSHFASSIDTIKGGNIKKTVLLTTSANSRSVSSPTEVTWNSLRTKPNPREFNKKFLPVAVLLEGEFTSLFRNRLDAGTQQAIQKATGRPFKNNSDTINKMIVVSDADVITNAFSQKSGPLQMGVNLYDQSMVYANREFFLNTLGYLTHNTGIMDARNKELTLRLLNPEKVKLEKSKWQAICFIVPVGLILLFASVFMFFRKRKFEV is encoded by the coding sequence GTGGCTACTAATAGAAGGAATCAATATATACAACGGGCGATACTTGTGGTGGGCGTTCTTGTAGGCATCAATATACTGGCTGCTTATTTTCATACCCGTCTGGATCTGACCGCTGAAAAAAGATATACACTTACTCCTGCTACCAAAACCCTGCTCCGCGGGCTGGACAGCACTGTTACCATAGAAGTTTTTCTGAAAGGGGATTATCCCGCCAGTTTCCGTCAGCTGGCCCAAACCAGCCAGGAATTGCTGGAAGAGTTCAGAGAATATGGCGGTAACCGCATACAATTCTCTTTCCAGAACCCGGGCCAGGGACTGCCGGATTCCTCCCGTATGGCATTTCAGCAATCACTGGTAGAAAAAGGCATTATGCCTTTTAATATGCAGGTGCAGGAAGACGCCAACCAGGGATATTCTGAAAAACTGATCTTCCCCGGCGCATTGATACATTACGGTACCAGAACAGTCGGCATTAATCTCCTGAAAAGCCAGGGCGGATTAAATCCAGACGCGGCGATGAATAATTCAGAATCCCTGCTGGAATACCAGTTCGCCAACGCAATTTATCAACTGCAACAGAAACGGACGCCACTGGTAGGATATATGCTGGGTAATGGTGAGCAACTGGGAGCAGAGGTATACGATGCACTCACCACCATGCAGAGCAACTATATGCTGGATACACTGACACTACAGTACATTTCCTATATCCCTAAAGAGTTTGACGCGGTTGTATTTGCAAAACCAGCCTCACGCTTCTCAGACGAGGATAAGCTGAAAATAGACCAGTATGTGATGAATGGAGGTAAGGTGTTGTGGTTTATCGACGAACTGAATGCTTCCATTGACAGTCTTGCGCACCAGGAAAGCTTCGTCGCATTTGATAAAGGATTGAACCTGGAAGATATCCTGTTCCGTTATGGTGTACGTATCAATCAGGACCTTGTACAGGACATGCAGTCTGACTTTGTACCACAGGTTGTGGATCGTACAGGACAGATGCAGCCATTAGCATTTCCGTTCTTCCCGCTGCTGACACCTACCGGTGCACATCCGATTGTAAAAAATATGGACCTTGTGCTGAGCCACTTTGCCAGCTCTATCGATACTATAAAAGGCGGTAATATCAAGAAAACAGTACTGTTGACCACCTCAGCTAACAGCCGTAGTGTAAGCTCCCCTACAGAGGTTACCTGGAACAGTCTGCGTACGAAACCGAATCCACGTGAATTCAATAAGAAATTCCTGCCGGTAGCGGTATTACTGGAAGGAGAATTCACCTCTCTGTTCCGCAACCGTCTTGATGCCGGCACTCAACAGGCCATTCAAAAGGCGACAGGCAGACCGTTTAAGAACAACAGCGACACAATCAATAAAATGATCGTTGTGAGCGATGCCGATGTCATCACCAATGCTTTCTCACAGAAAAGTGGTCCGCTGCAAATGGGGGTTAACCTCTACGATCAGTCAATGGTCTATGCTAACCGCGAATTCTTCCTTAATACCCTGGGCTACCTGACCCATAACACAGGCATCATGGACGCGCGTAACAAAGAATTAACCCTGCGCCTGCTGAATCCGGAAAAAGTAAAACTGGAAAAAAGCAAGTGGCAGGCAATTTGTTTCATCGTTCCTGTCGGACTGATCTTATTGTTCGCTTCGGTGTTTATGTTTTTCAGAAAAAGGAAATTCGAGGTATAG